The proteins below are encoded in one region of Methanomassiliicoccus luminyensis B10:
- a CDS encoding bifunctional cobalt-precorrin-7 (C(5))-methyltransferase/cobalt-precorrin-6B (C(15))-methyltransferase, whose protein sequence is MQEGLKGGPTQDEVLAISLQKLGLRSGDRFADVGCGTGKVSIAASKEVDSVLAIDLRPEAFAYAQQEISKSGRENIKLVEGNAVDVLRSEDRVDAAFVGGSKHLDEVLSILVEKGARSIVVNAVLVSTLHQAVKKMKELGIFQEAVMVQVSRSRELVGDIMFKPLDPVFVIVGGRTC, encoded by the coding sequence ATGCAAGAGGGGTTGAAAGGTGGGCCGACGCAGGACGAAGTGCTCGCGATATCCTTGCAGAAGCTGGGATTGAGGAGCGGCGACCGCTTCGCCGACGTGGGCTGCGGGACCGGAAAGGTCTCCATAGCCGCATCCAAGGAAGTAGATAGCGTTCTGGCCATCGATCTGAGGCCGGAGGCGTTCGCGTACGCCCAGCAAGAGATATCCAAGAGCGGCCGGGAGAACATCAAGCTCGTAGAGGGCAACGCGGTGGACGTGCTGAGGTCCGAGGACCGCGTGGACGCCGCGTTCGTGGGCGGTTCCAAGCATCTCGACGAGGTGCTCTCCATCCTCGTGGAGAAGGGGGCCCGCTCCATAGTCGTGAACGCGGTGCTGGTGTCCACCCTTCACCAGGCGGTGAAGAAGATGAAGGAGCTGGGGATATTCCAGGAGGCCGTGATGGTCCAGGTGTCCCGCTCCCGCGAGCTGGTGGGCGATATCATGTTCAAGCCGCTCGACCCCGTATTCGTGATCGTAGGAGGAAGGACATGCTGA
- a CDS encoding cobalt-precorrin-7 (C(5))-methyltransferase yields the protein MIVVGVGCGPGMLTEEAVEVIRGARHIYTSKRSFELVRSHVLPAAEVHFITDYTKLSSLPDDAVLLSTGDPMLAGLGKHGDRIVPGISSLQVAAARLHLDMAKVSVVDGHGRKDYQENVIDELRRGKVVFLLADPATDLEDLGSKLTVLDIGGRMALCQDLGYPHEEIVCGTISSPPSKTSPMFCVVIGNW from the coding sequence ATGATCGTGGTAGGAGTGGGCTGCGGCCCGGGCATGCTGACGGAGGAAGCGGTCGAAGTGATCAGGGGAGCGAGGCACATCTATACTTCCAAGAGATCGTTCGAGCTGGTGAGGTCGCATGTCCTCCCCGCGGCGGAGGTACATTTCATCACCGACTACACGAAGCTCAGCAGCCTCCCCGACGACGCGGTGCTCCTGTCGACGGGGGACCCCATGCTGGCCGGTCTGGGGAAGCACGGCGACAGGATCGTGCCGGGCATATCGTCCCTGCAGGTGGCCGCGGCGCGTCTGCACCTCGACATGGCCAAGGTGAGCGTGGTGGACGGCCACGGGAGGAAGGACTACCAGGAGAACGTCATCGACGAGCTGCGAAGGGGGAAAGTGGTGTTCCTCCTGGCCGACCCCGCCACCGACCTGGAGGACCTGGGAAGCAAGCTCACCGTGCTGGACATCGGGGGCAGGATGGCCCTGTGCCAGGACCTGGGGTACCCGCACGAGGAGATAGTCTGCGGGACCATCAGTTCCCCGCCGTCCAAGACCTCTCCTATGTTCTGCGTCGTCATCGGCAACTGGTGA
- a CDS encoding cobalt-factor II C(20)-methyltransferase codes for MLIGIGLGPGDKELLTLRAVRLLKEADKVFVPGKMAKDLVAPYTEAEVLEFPMSNDEDVIRAALERNAERIAPAARNGTAVLGMIGDPSFYSTFSRQVEIMRASHPDIETEVEPGISSITAFASRAKLAINGGFVVTDGEHPDAMIMLKVKKPGELMRSLQREGYREFVLAERVFQDEERIYSGEQIPEQSDYFSIMYARK; via the coding sequence ATGCTGATCGGTATTGGTCTGGGCCCGGGCGACAAGGAATTGTTGACCCTTCGGGCGGTTAGGCTGTTGAAGGAAGCGGACAAGGTCTTCGTTCCCGGGAAGATGGCCAAGGACCTCGTGGCGCCATACACCGAAGCCGAGGTCCTGGAGTTCCCGATGTCCAATGACGAGGATGTGATCCGCGCCGCGCTGGAGCGCAATGCGGAGCGCATAGCTCCCGCCGCCAGGAACGGCACGGCGGTCCTGGGCATGATCGGCGACCCCAGCTTCTACTCCACGTTCTCCCGGCAGGTCGAGATCATGAGGGCGAGCCATCCGGACATCGAAACGGAAGTGGAGCCCGGCATCAGCTCCATCACCGCCTTCGCTTCGAGAGCGAAGCTCGCCATAAACGGAGGGTTCGTCGTTACGGACGGTGAACACCCTGATGCCATGATCATGCTCAAGGTGAAGAAGCCGGGAGAGCTGATGCGCAGCCTTCAGAGGGAAGGATATCGTGAGTTCGTCCTCGCCGAGAGGGTGTTCCAGGATGAGGAGCGCATCTACAGCGGCGAGCAGATCCCGGAACAGAGCGACTATTTCAGCATAATGTACGCGAGGAAGTAA
- the cbiG gene encoding cobalt-precorrin 5A hydrolase, with translation MKDTAIIALDQEKAAKLASLLDADLLPYREGVFTEVFESYRRIVAIMAMGIVIRGIAPLVKSKWEDPAVVLVTPDLRFAVPMLGGHHGANELAKELGEKGLVPVLSTATEAAGLESVEGIMNERKMDVLNRDSTKEVNAAILKGTVPLYLTNGPGMVLAGPGVSVLLRKGEYTIGVGCRKGAGRDEIISAVRQALKESGLQASSVLAYATTDKKVQEIGLIEGITSLGGNLVFLPDEEINAQDAPTPSRASILGLKGVAEPAALAISRKKELIMKRRVIGNVTVAIAR, from the coding sequence ATGAAAGACACGGCCATTATCGCCCTTGATCAGGAGAAGGCAGCAAAGCTGGCCTCATTACTGGACGCCGATCTGCTGCCGTACCGCGAGGGCGTGTTTACGGAGGTGTTCGAGAGCTACCGGCGCATCGTGGCCATCATGGCCATGGGCATCGTCATTCGCGGCATCGCCCCGCTGGTCAAAAGCAAGTGGGAGGATCCGGCAGTGGTGTTGGTGACGCCGGACCTTCGGTTCGCCGTGCCCATGCTGGGCGGCCACCACGGCGCCAACGAACTGGCGAAGGAGCTGGGCGAGAAAGGCCTCGTGCCGGTCCTCTCCACCGCCACCGAGGCGGCCGGGCTGGAATCGGTCGAAGGCATTATGAACGAACGAAAGATGGATGTCCTGAACCGCGACTCCACCAAGGAAGTGAACGCCGCGATACTGAAGGGAACGGTCCCTCTGTATCTCACCAACGGCCCGGGCATGGTGCTCGCCGGCCCCGGCGTCTCGGTCCTGCTTAGGAAAGGCGAGTACACCATCGGTGTAGGCTGCCGGAAGGGAGCGGGCAGGGACGAGATAATCTCCGCGGTGCGGCAGGCGCTGAAGGAATCAGGCCTGCAGGCCAGCTCGGTGCTGGCCTACGCCACCACGGACAAGAAGGTCCAGGAGATCGGGCTGATCGAAGGGATAACGTCGCTCGGAGGGAACTTGGTGTTCCTGCCCGATGAGGAAATCAACGCCCAGGACGCCCCGACCCCGTCGAGGGCGAGCATCTTGGGGCTCAAGGGCGTGGCCGAGCCGGCCGCGCTCGCCATTTCCAGGAAGAAAGAGCTGATAATGAAAAGGAGAGTAATCGGCAATGTCACCGTCGCCATCGCAAGGTAA
- a CDS encoding energy-coupling factor ABC transporter permease — MHLPDGVMDPAVWAAGWIIALVVIGIAVLRVGKNLDERKIPLMAVLAAGIFIAQRLNFPIGGGVSGHLIGAALATLLVGPWASIIIITVILIIQALLFGDGGITTMGLNILNMAVIASAVTWAVVAVAGAKHRRASTPVAAWASVFVASTVCAAQLAASFALSGGAFGINGVVAFPTMVGFHVLIAIGEAIITSGVILYLSKVAPEMLWIRKSPAANKAAAPEA; from the coding sequence ATGCATCTTCCAGACGGTGTGATGGACCCTGCGGTATGGGCGGCCGGATGGATCATCGCCTTGGTGGTCATCGGCATAGCGGTCCTTAGGGTCGGCAAGAACCTGGACGAGAGGAAGATACCGTTGATGGCCGTTCTGGCGGCGGGCATCTTCATCGCCCAGAGGCTTAACTTCCCCATCGGGGGAGGGGTCAGCGGGCATCTCATCGGGGCGGCCCTCGCTACGCTCCTGGTGGGGCCGTGGGCGTCGATCATCATCATTACTGTAATACTGATCATTCAGGCCCTGCTGTTCGGCGATGGAGGCATCACCACCATGGGGCTGAACATCCTGAACATGGCCGTCATCGCATCCGCGGTGACCTGGGCCGTCGTTGCCGTCGCCGGCGCCAAGCACCGCCGGGCCAGCACCCCCGTGGCAGCATGGGCTTCCGTGTTCGTCGCCTCCACCGTGTGCGCGGCCCAGCTCGCCGCCAGCTTCGCCCTGTCCGGCGGAGCGTTCGGCATCAACGGAGTGGTGGCGTTCCCCACCATGGTCGGCTTCCATGTGCTCATCGCCATCGGGGAAGCGATCATCACCAGCGGAGTGATACTGTACCTGTCCAAGGTGGCGCCGGAGATGCTGTGGATTAGGAAGTCGCCCGCGGCCAACAAGGCGGCGGCCCCGGAGGCCTGA
- a CDS encoding cobalt-precorrin-4/precorrin-4 C(11)-methyltransferase, producing the protein MYKVFFVGAGPGDPGLITVKGMDLLKNAEVLVYTGSLVNPELVERSPAAVKLNSWGMNLEETGDAIESAVKQGKRVVRLHSGDPSIFGSIVEQIDDLSKRGIEVEIVPGVSSMFAAAAALQTQLTLKGVADTLVITRPAGETLEVDELPELAKPGRSLVVFLGTGHLEKVMSRVSYPQDTPAAVVYHASWPDQKVLKGTVADIAAKAKAAGIDKTALILVGGIVEPFSRYHRSVLYS; encoded by the coding sequence ATGTACAAAGTATTCTTCGTAGGCGCGGGACCCGGGGACCCCGGTCTCATAACCGTCAAGGGAATGGATCTTCTGAAGAACGCCGAGGTGCTGGTATACACCGGCTCCCTGGTGAACCCTGAGCTGGTGGAGAGGTCCCCGGCAGCGGTGAAGCTCAACAGCTGGGGCATGAATCTGGAGGAGACGGGCGACGCCATCGAGTCGGCGGTGAAGCAGGGGAAGAGGGTCGTCCGGCTGCACTCCGGCGACCCCTCGATATTCGGCTCCATCGTGGAGCAGATCGACGACCTCTCCAAGAGGGGCATCGAGGTGGAGATCGTTCCAGGGGTCTCGTCGATGTTCGCCGCCGCGGCAGCGCTGCAGACCCAGCTCACCCTTAAGGGCGTCGCGGACACGCTGGTGATCACCAGGCCCGCCGGGGAGACCCTGGAGGTCGACGAGCTTCCCGAGCTGGCTAAGCCCGGCCGCTCCCTGGTGGTGTTCCTCGGCACCGGTCATCTCGAAAAGGTGATGAGCAGGGTCAGCTACCCCCAGGACACCCCCGCCGCGGTGGTCTATCATGCGTCGTGGCCGGACCAGAAGGTGCTCAAGGGCACTGTCGCGGACATCGCCGCCAAGGCCAAGGCGGCCGGGATCGACAAGACCGCGCTGATCCTGGTCGGCGGCATTGTGGAACCGTTCTCGCGGTACCACAGGTCGGTGCTGTATTCATGA
- a CDS encoding glycosyltransferase family 4 protein, protein MEGVADMPPKDRKIMLCPNASGPHLVLLKKYLEQEGAKVRMVSWFGKQTPFSVAQLIAYRLMGYRTLNINWMPFNHRYQMRLVRGLCGILGVHVIWTVHNLSPHSVQFGSREADEAAMRYMIDWAEAGIVHSARTKEELQKRYGTGLDISVVPLANYFDLVHPADPAAARRKLGFPEDKVIVLMLGPSRWNKGVRDYLEVMAQMPDKYHGVLAGGCRNEEIKELIGSCSRKHPGRFTVRLEHLSDEEVSEYFAASDVFFMPFEDITTSGSIMEALSRGKAVVTTDKGNNYMLVRNGENGYISNDTGELAARLRDIDRSRAKEMGERSLKIAETFSWDATAESYSEVFDHVMEEGKA, encoded by the coding sequence ATGGAAGGGGTAGCGGACATGCCGCCGAAGGACCGGAAGATCATGCTCTGCCCCAACGCTTCCGGGCCGCACCTGGTCCTGCTGAAGAAGTATCTTGAGCAAGAGGGCGCCAAAGTGCGCATGGTGTCCTGGTTCGGCAAACAGACCCCGTTCTCCGTCGCCCAGCTCATCGCGTACCGCCTGATGGGGTACCGCACCCTCAACATCAACTGGATGCCGTTCAATCACCGCTATCAGATGCGCCTGGTGCGCGGCTTGTGCGGGATCCTGGGCGTCCATGTCATCTGGACCGTCCACAATCTCTCGCCTCACTCGGTGCAGTTCGGGAGCAGGGAGGCCGACGAGGCGGCCATGAGATACATGATTGACTGGGCCGAGGCGGGCATCGTGCACAGCGCCCGGACCAAGGAAGAGCTCCAGAAAAGGTACGGCACCGGCCTGGACATCTCGGTGGTGCCGCTGGCGAACTACTTCGACCTGGTGCATCCTGCCGATCCCGCCGCCGCGAGACGGAAGCTGGGGTTCCCGGAGGACAAGGTCATCGTGCTCATGCTGGGTCCCAGCCGGTGGAACAAGGGCGTCCGCGACTACCTGGAAGTTATGGCCCAGATGCCGGACAAGTACCACGGGGTCCTCGCCGGGGGATGCCGGAACGAGGAGATCAAGGAGCTTATCGGTTCGTGCTCCCGGAAGCACCCCGGCCGCTTCACCGTCCGCCTGGAGCACCTGAGCGATGAGGAGGTATCGGAATACTTCGCCGCATCGGACGTTTTCTTCATGCCGTTCGAGGATATCACCACCTCCGGGAGCATCATGGAGGCGCTGAGCCGGGGAAAGGCCGTCGTCACCACCGATAAAGGCAACAACTACATGCTCGTCCGGAACGGGGAGAACGGATACATCTCGAACGACACCGGCGAGCTTGCGGCCCGGCTCAGGGACATCGACCGCTCCAGGGCCAAAGAGATGGGGGAGAGGTCCCTGAAGATCGCTGAGACTTTTTCCTGGGATGCCACGGCGGAGTCCTATTCGGAGGTGTTCGATCACGTCATGGAGGAGGGGAAGGCGTGA
- a CDS encoding energy-coupling factor ABC transporter ATP-binding protein, whose protein sequence is MGCAVINALRLNGVVYSYEDGTRALDGVDLCIEAGERVALVGPNGAGKSTLLHILDALYLPTEGELEIMGAKVTKKTAPDATRRAGFLFQDPDDQIFMPRVWDDVAFGPINMGLDEEEVTRRVERGLSLAGVTEYADRVPHHLSFGEKKRVAIAGILAMDPEIFLMDEPTANLDPQGRRALVNVLLSLNKTMVIATHDLSVAFELTDRVIVLKRRVLYDGDFRGLMARPDVITEANLELPSLVRALEGWRKRTGREFEMPLTVDEAIETLSRKLP, encoded by the coding sequence ATGGGGTGTGCTGTCATCAACGCTCTGAGATTGAACGGGGTCGTGTACTCCTACGAGGACGGGACGAGGGCGCTCGACGGCGTCGATCTGTGCATAGAAGCGGGGGAGAGAGTGGCGCTGGTGGGGCCGAACGGCGCGGGGAAGAGCACCTTGCTGCACATCCTCGACGCTCTCTATCTTCCGACAGAGGGAGAGTTGGAGATCATGGGAGCGAAGGTGACGAAGAAGACCGCGCCCGACGCGACCAGGAGGGCGGGGTTCCTATTCCAGGACCCCGACGACCAGATCTTCATGCCCCGGGTGTGGGACGACGTGGCGTTCGGCCCCATCAACATGGGGCTCGATGAGGAGGAAGTGACGCGGAGAGTGGAGCGAGGGCTGTCCCTCGCCGGGGTGACGGAGTATGCCGACCGCGTGCCCCACCACCTCAGCTTCGGGGAGAAGAAGCGCGTCGCCATCGCCGGCATCCTGGCCATGGACCCGGAGATATTCCTGATGGACGAGCCCACCGCGAACCTCGACCCCCAGGGGAGGCGGGCCCTCGTGAACGTGCTCCTGTCTCTGAACAAGACCATGGTGATCGCCACGCACGACCTGTCGGTGGCGTTCGAGCTGACCGACCGGGTGATCGTTCTGAAGAGAAGGGTCCTCTACGACGGGGACTTCCGCGGCCTCATGGCCCGCCCCGACGTGATCACGGAAGCGAACCTGGAGCTGCCGTCCCTGGTCCGGGCATTGGAAGGCTGGAGGAAACGTACCGGCCGCGAGTTCGAGATGCCCCTGACGGTGGACGAGGCCATCGAGACGCTGAGCCGCAAGCTCCCCTGA
- the cbiQ gene encoding cobalt ECF transporter T component CbiQ, whose protein sequence is MRAADVDRYSRNSTLYGFDPRVKLVGSIALVVALSFVRDIAALVLAIIFLLAVLAVSRVPLRHFAGTFALALPLIALAAVAMLLTSTPGAALAMFLRISASVMALLLLVTTTPFFDVLWALRWFRVPYIICALLLFTYRYIFVMLDEMERMSMARKARGFSNRGSLLSREVFKTISYTAGMVLVRSYKRGQDIYDGLVSRGYRGEIRTIRKPKVRARDAAYMACFAGMAAIITLMQWGVLSSTL, encoded by the coding sequence ATGCGCGCCGCGGACGTGGACCGTTATTCCAGGAACAGCACCCTGTACGGGTTCGACCCCCGCGTCAAGCTGGTGGGGTCGATCGCCTTGGTGGTGGCGCTGTCGTTCGTCCGGGACATCGCCGCGCTGGTCCTTGCCATCATATTCCTTCTTGCCGTCCTCGCGGTGTCCCGCGTTCCCCTGCGCCATTTCGCCGGGACCTTCGCCCTGGCGCTGCCGCTCATCGCCCTGGCGGCGGTGGCGATGTTGCTGACGTCAACGCCGGGGGCCGCCCTGGCCATGTTCCTGAGGATATCCGCGTCCGTGATGGCCCTTCTGCTGCTGGTGACCACCACGCCGTTCTTCGACGTGCTGTGGGCCCTGAGATGGTTCAGGGTGCCGTACATCATCTGCGCCCTGCTGCTGTTCACCTACCGGTACATCTTCGTCATGCTCGACGAGATGGAGAGGATGAGCATGGCCCGCAAGGCCCGCGGGTTCTCCAACAGGGGAAGCCTGCTGTCCAGGGAAGTGTTCAAGACCATATCGTACACCGCGGGCATGGTCCTGGTACGCTCGTACAAGAGGGGGCAGGACATCTACGACGGGCTGGTATCCCGCGGGTACCGCGGGGAGATAAGGACGATACGGAAGCCGAAAGTGCGGGCGAGGGACGCGGCGTACATGGCCTGCTTCGCCGGCATGGCCGCGATCATTACACTGATGCAATGGGGTGTGCTGTCATCAACGCTCTGA
- a CDS encoding cobalt-precorrin-5B (C(1))-methyltransferase, with product MKDPVSEFEYPPSWVEACPYPDLLALVESGLAVLTSSGQTLRRGFTTGTTASAACKAAVLSLKGEKIESVRIDLPCGLRVDVPAAGKQGRGCCAKYSGDYPSDVTAGAMFVAEAAEKGSGASIIYGKGIGVLSRDMGRYKKGEPAVSPSARGSIDNAVRQALEEMHLSGAEVRLEIVGGDRIALRTLNSKVGVMEGISVLGTTGLVEPWDDHLEESNLDRIASSGKVVLTTGRSGLKFSRLLFPEHDTVLVGSKIGNAVRAARGEVILCGLPALILKFIDPDVLKGTGKATVEELVNTPEWKGAMEKAFARSKKEWPRLRVVLLDRQGNLLGDSG from the coding sequence ATGAAGGACCCGGTCTCTGAGTTCGAGTACCCCCCCAGCTGGGTGGAGGCGTGCCCCTATCCTGATCTCCTCGCCCTGGTGGAGAGCGGTCTGGCGGTGCTGACATCGTCCGGCCAGACACTTCGCCGCGGCTTCACCACCGGCACTACCGCCTCGGCCGCCTGCAAGGCCGCGGTCCTCTCTCTCAAAGGCGAGAAGATCGAGTCCGTCCGGATCGATCTCCCCTGCGGGCTGAGGGTCGATGTGCCGGCGGCGGGGAAGCAGGGCCGGGGGTGCTGCGCCAAGTACTCCGGCGACTACCCCTCCGATGTCACCGCCGGCGCCATGTTCGTCGCCGAGGCGGCGGAGAAGGGGAGCGGGGCGAGCATCATCTATGGCAAAGGGATAGGGGTGCTGTCCCGCGACATGGGGCGCTACAAGAAGGGCGAGCCGGCGGTGAGCCCGAGCGCGCGCGGCAGCATCGACAATGCGGTGCGGCAGGCCCTGGAAGAGATGCACCTGAGCGGGGCGGAGGTGCGCCTGGAGATCGTGGGCGGCGACAGGATAGCCCTGAGGACCCTCAACTCCAAGGTGGGAGTTATGGAGGGCATATCGGTGCTCGGCACCACCGGGCTGGTGGAGCCGTGGGACGACCACCTGGAGGAATCGAACCTGGACCGGATCGCCTCCTCCGGCAAAGTGGTCCTCACCACCGGGCGCAGCGGGCTGAAGTTCTCGCGCCTCCTGTTCCCGGAGCACGATACCGTCCTGGTGGGCTCGAAGATCGGCAACGCCGTCCGCGCAGCCAGGGGAGAGGTGATATTGTGCGGGCTTCCGGCCCTCATACTCAAGTTCATCGACCCCGATGTGCTCAAAGGCACCGGCAAGGCCACCGTGGAGGAGCTAGTTAACACGCCGGAGTGGAAGGGGGCCATGGAAAAGGCCTTCGCCCGCTCCAAGAAAGAATGGCCGCGTCTCAGGGTAGTACTGCTGGACCGGCAAGGGAATCTGCTGGGTGATTCAGGATGA
- a CDS encoding uroporphyrinogen-III synthase, with amino-acid sequence MTLLAVMRPREKMAESEQAAKAMGFDTICASPLEIQTNDVPAFDQFLEELGGGKADLVILTSSTGVASVMELASKRMPSERFAKLMNGTRVIAIGPLTAKAMDEYHLDVAGMPEVYSSEGLVDMLGSSSGRRVFILRSDHGEGLLLSGLREAGNNVTEVVVYNLVAVDSDRLDRLVSETVAGKVDVFAFTSALSAQTFIEAAEKRAPRDEVVKLLNSRLVAAMGAPTRDKLAAMGIDVHVVPSSATFQGMLEAIRAAQ; translated from the coding sequence ATGACACTGCTTGCAGTAATGAGGCCGCGGGAGAAGATGGCCGAGTCCGAGCAGGCCGCGAAGGCCATGGGCTTCGACACCATCTGCGCTTCCCCGCTGGAGATACAGACGAACGACGTGCCTGCCTTTGACCAATTCCTAGAGGAGCTGGGAGGGGGCAAGGCGGACCTCGTCATACTGACGAGCTCGACCGGCGTTGCCTCGGTGATGGAGCTGGCGTCGAAGAGGATGCCGTCGGAGCGCTTCGCCAAGCTCATGAATGGAACTCGCGTCATAGCGATCGGGCCGCTGACCGCCAAGGCCATGGATGAGTATCACCTGGACGTCGCCGGCATGCCCGAGGTGTACTCGTCCGAGGGCCTGGTGGACATGCTCGGCTCCTCGTCCGGCAGAAGGGTCTTCATCCTCCGCTCCGACCACGGCGAGGGCCTGCTGCTGTCAGGACTGAGGGAGGCGGGCAACAACGTGACCGAGGTGGTGGTCTACAACCTCGTGGCGGTGGACAGCGACAGGCTCGACCGCCTGGTCAGCGAGACCGTCGCCGGCAAGGTGGACGTCTTCGCGTTCACCTCCGCGCTGTCGGCGCAGACGTTCATCGAGGCGGCGGAGAAGAGGGCGCCGCGTGATGAGGTGGTGAAGCTCCTCAACTCCCGCCTGGTGGCGGCGATGGGAGCGCCCACCAGGGACAAGCTCGCCGCCATGGGCATCGACGTTCATGTGGTGCCTTCGTCGGCCACGTTCCAGGGCATGCTCGAGGCCATCAGGGCCGCACAGTGA
- the cobJ gene encoding precorrin-3B C(17)-methyltransferase, whose amino-acid sequence MSPSPSQGKGKLYIVGTGPGRSDQMTMRARDAIASSTHVVGNQIYLDNVSDLLAGKEIFNSSMGREVQRAKKAVELAQDHMVSIVSGGDAGVYGMASIVLEIVEKSFPETAVEIVPGVTAASAAASLLGSPLSSDFMVISLSDLLTPWVEIERRLEAAFGVGVPVVLYNPKSLRRPDNLHTALSIAKKHLPGTTPIGVVKDAYRPDETVTVTKLEALAENDDFVDMHSTVVVGGLDSRIWAEGESVRGIITPRGYNRKYAY is encoded by the coding sequence ATGTCACCGTCGCCATCGCAAGGTAAGGGAAAGCTGTACATAGTTGGCACCGGTCCGGGGCGCTCGGACCAGATGACCATGAGAGCAAGGGACGCGATCGCCTCTTCCACCCACGTGGTGGGGAACCAGATATACTTGGATAATGTCTCTGACCTGCTCGCCGGGAAGGAGATCTTCAACTCTTCAATGGGGCGGGAGGTGCAGAGGGCCAAGAAGGCGGTCGAGCTCGCCCAGGACCACATGGTCTCCATCGTCAGCGGCGGGGACGCCGGCGTGTACGGGATGGCCAGCATCGTCCTGGAGATCGTGGAGAAGTCGTTCCCCGAGACCGCGGTGGAGATCGTACCGGGGGTCACGGCGGCCAGTGCCGCGGCGTCTTTGCTGGGTTCACCCCTCTCCAGCGACTTCATGGTCATCAGCCTCTCCGATCTTCTCACCCCCTGGGTGGAGATCGAGAGGAGATTGGAAGCGGCCTTCGGGGTCGGGGTGCCGGTGGTATTGTACAATCCCAAGAGCCTCCGCCGGCCGGACAACCTGCATACTGCGCTGTCCATTGCGAAGAAGCATCTGCCGGGCACGACCCCCATCGGCGTGGTGAAGGACGCCTACCGCCCCGACGAAACGGTCACCGTGACCAAGCTCGAGGCGCTTGCGGAGAACGACGATTTCGTGGACATGCACTCCACCGTGGTGGTGGGAGGGCTCGACTCGAGAATATGGGCGGAGGGAGAGAGTGTCAGAGGGATCATCACTCCGAGAGGGTACAATCGCAAATATGCATACTGA
- the cobA gene encoding uroporphyrinogen-III C-methyltransferase, whose translation MSADGEVYLVGAGPGDPRLITVKGLELLRQADVIVYDYLAGEELLKEVKKGAELIDVGKKGGCHKVKQDGINDIIVAKAKEGKKVVRLKGGDPFMFGRGGEEAEELRKHGVAVHVVPGVTSAIAAPALAGVPVTHRDHASFVTFVTGHESDSKEEDIIDWKGLAQLGGTIVILMGMGHLEKNMGSLIDGGLDPSTPVAVVHRGSTPAQRSAVGTASDIAARCREQNISSPAVVVVGSVARLKDVLGDLR comes from the coding sequence TTGTCCGCTGACGGTGAGGTGTACCTCGTGGGCGCGGGGCCCGGCGATCCCCGGCTCATAACCGTCAAAGGCCTTGAGCTCCTGCGCCAGGCCGACGTCATCGTGTACGACTACCTCGCCGGCGAGGAGCTCCTCAAGGAAGTGAAGAAGGGCGCCGAGCTGATCGACGTGGGCAAGAAGGGCGGATGCCACAAGGTGAAGCAGGACGGCATCAACGACATCATCGTGGCCAAGGCCAAGGAGGGCAAGAAAGTGGTCCGCCTCAAGGGAGGGGACCCCTTCATGTTCGGCCGCGGGGGCGAGGAGGCAGAGGAGCTGCGCAAGCATGGGGTGGCGGTGCACGTCGTCCCCGGGGTCACCTCGGCCATCGCCGCGCCGGCCCTGGCCGGCGTTCCCGTGACCCATCGCGATCACGCCTCGTTCGTTACCTTCGTGACCGGGCACGAGAGCGACTCCAAGGAAGAGGATATCATCGACTGGAAAGGCCTCGCTCAGCTGGGCGGCACCATCGTCATATTGATGGGCATGGGCCACCTGGAGAAGAACATGGGGAGCCTCATCGACGGCGGCCTGGACCCTTCGACCCCTGTCGCCGTGGTGCACAGAGGCTCCACTCCGGCCCAGAGGTCGGCGGTAGGGACCGCTTCCGACATCGCCGCAAGGTGCAGGGAACAGAACATATCCTCGCCCGCCGTCGTGGTGGTCGGATCGGTGGCGAGACTGAAGGACGTATTGGGTGACCTTAGATGA